The Carassius carassius chromosome 2, fCarCar2.1, whole genome shotgun sequence genome has a segment encoding these proteins:
- the LOC132111671 gene encoding endonuclease domain-containing 1 protein-like — MRHLGFLLLLSSVCFFALSEVVDNNFSKCKEFFLNNAPPVFTPPVGGSVKSICQCLWDDNDEQIYLYATLYSTTWKIPVYSAYVFRESKNIGRCDPWYTEPQLDGDSEPCMRPEGYSKNIGINQAVKSDYKKSKVYDRGHLYPVLHTDNHLSMLATSTLTNVAPQDSDFNKNAWLGHERSVPEDLKSCVKAYVVTGVVPNTQTTMNNRVYVSQYYWRATCCLKNNHYRGKGYFGPDNKGQVEVLTINELQNKLSCFHRIQKIQIFPSLPPLNPAAKITKSIYTCN, encoded by the exons ATGAGACATCTTGGTTTTCTTCTGTTACTTTCTTCTGTATGTTTCTTTGCTTTGAGTGAAGTTGTAGATAATAATTTTAGTAAATGCAAGGAGTTCTTTTTGAACAATGCACCTCCTGTCTTCACACCACCAGTGGGCGGCTCAGTCAAGTCCATCTGTCAGTGTCTTTGGGATGACAATGATGAACAAATTTATCTTTATGCAACTTTGTACAGCACAACCTGGAAGATCCCCGTCTACTCCGCGTATGTGTTTCGCGAAAGCAAAAATATTGGGAGATGTGACCCATGGTACACTGAACCTCAG CTGGATGGAGATTCTGAACCATGTATGCGGCCTGAAGGCTACAGTAAAAATATTGGCATTAATCAGGCTGTTAAAAGTGATTATAAGAAGTCCAAAGTTTATGACAGAGGTCACCTCTATCCTGTGCTCCACACTGACAATCATCTGTCAATGCTGGCCACATCCACACTGACCAACGTGGCTCcgcaggattcagatttcaatAAGAACGCATGGCTGGGACATGAGAGATCTGTACCTGAAGATCTGAAATCCTGTGTTAAGGCTTATGTGGTGACTGGTGTAGTTCCTAACACACAAACCACAATGAATAATAGAGTCTATGTGTCACAGTATTACTGGAGAGCCACCTGCTGTCTGAAAAACAATCATTATAGAGGGAAGGGCTATTTTGGACCGGACAACAAAGGCCAAGTGGAGGTATTAACAATAAATGAGCTTCAGAACAAGCTCAGTTGTTTTCACcgaatacaaaaaatacaaatttttccaAGTTTACCACCGCTAAATCCAGCAGCAAAAATAACCAAATCTATATACACATGTAACTAA